The following proteins come from a genomic window of Pyxidicoccus sp. MSG2:
- a CDS encoding LVIVD repeat-containing protein → MLPARAAWTVLLACAASVLGCSPSVEPPWDGSYVPLEERGDWVDSGALSTCRVLDVSSVTCGSLESFDLSACKRRSLEDLERRGVFRAELRYEPGGSPSQSRAPAAPAGFKLGVNGIPELVMGAPPAASVWSARTLLFSSRDGDALSTFVGCNAVDERVLTGCFSVCRNGRLEAAATFRAERMSRFQDEDEAGGGLRLLAESFVDLGRPMDVLVTGEQAFVISESRPGRPGGLTVFDVANRRAPVAVGQLSPEGNADWKNATLLGDTLYVATSDAGIAVVDISEPSRPSLVRTVPEDRIQVSGVSVDGDRLYATVESPERGTLVFDVSTPRAPSLVENVTLAARDADRPYSGRGAVTHQGRLYVNQQQDGFKVADISNPNHVSLLGKYTYPYGNSAASAVGTFADRPIAFELGRGLGARLRVLEASEPSAIQKIGEYGLRHVVSPRDLELRGSRLYVTYHQEGLRVLDVSIPTRVREVAWFNTYRETDPGRGDALEEGATGLDVPGDGYVYVVDTARGLLILEEL, encoded by the coding sequence ATGCTGCCTGCTCGCGCCGCGTGGACGGTCCTGCTTGCGTGCGCCGCGTCCGTGCTCGGATGCAGCCCCTCCGTGGAGCCGCCGTGGGATGGAAGCTACGTTCCGCTGGAGGAGCGGGGCGACTGGGTGGACTCCGGCGCCCTCTCCACCTGCCGGGTGCTGGACGTCTCCTCTGTGACCTGTGGCTCGCTGGAGTCCTTCGACCTGTCGGCGTGCAAGCGTCGCTCGCTGGAAGACCTGGAGCGCCGGGGCGTGTTCCGCGCGGAGCTGCGCTACGAGCCCGGGGGCTCCCCCTCGCAGTCCCGCGCTCCGGCCGCGCCCGCCGGCTTCAAGCTGGGAGTCAATGGCATCCCGGAGCTCGTCATGGGGGCTCCGCCCGCCGCCAGCGTGTGGAGCGCACGGACGCTCCTCTTCTCCAGCCGCGACGGTGACGCGCTCTCCACCTTCGTGGGCTGCAACGCGGTGGATGAGCGCGTGCTCACCGGCTGCTTCTCCGTGTGCAGGAACGGCAGGCTGGAGGCGGCCGCCACCTTCCGCGCGGAGCGCATGAGCCGCTTCCAGGACGAGGACGAGGCCGGCGGTGGGCTGCGCCTCCTCGCCGAATCCTTTGTCGACCTGGGCAGGCCCATGGACGTGCTCGTCACGGGGGAGCAGGCCTTCGTCATCTCGGAGAGCCGGCCCGGCCGCCCCGGGGGCCTCACCGTCTTCGACGTGGCCAACCGGCGCGCGCCCGTGGCCGTGGGCCAGTTGAGCCCGGAGGGGAACGCGGACTGGAAGAACGCCACGCTCCTGGGGGACACGCTCTATGTCGCCACCTCGGACGCGGGCATCGCGGTGGTGGACATCTCCGAGCCCTCACGGCCGTCCCTCGTGCGCACCGTGCCGGAGGATCGAATCCAGGTGAGCGGGGTGAGTGTGGACGGCGACCGGCTCTACGCCACGGTGGAGTCGCCCGAGCGCGGGACGCTGGTGTTCGACGTCTCCACGCCCCGCGCGCCGAGCCTGGTGGAGAACGTCACGCTGGCCGCCCGGGATGCGGACCGGCCCTATTCGGGCCGTGGGGCCGTCACCCACCAGGGACGCCTCTACGTGAATCAGCAACAGGATGGCTTCAAGGTCGCGGACATCAGCAACCCGAATCATGTGTCGCTGCTCGGGAAGTATACGTACCCGTATGGGAACAGTGCCGCGAGCGCGGTGGGCACCTTCGCCGACCGCCCCATCGCCTTCGAGCTGGGCCGGGGCCTGGGCGCGCGGCTGCGCGTGCTGGAGGCCAGCGAGCCGTCCGCCATCCAGAAGATTGGCGAGTACGGCCTGCGCCACGTCGTCTCCCCGCGCGACCTGGAGTTGCGGGGCAGCCGGCTGTACGTGACGTATCACCAGGAAGGACTGCGCGTGCTGGACGTGTCCATCCCCACGCGCGTGCGCGAGGTGGCCTGGTTCAACACGTACCGCGAGACGGACCCGGGCCGGGGTGATGCACTGGAGGAAGGCGCCACCGGTCTGGACGTGCCGGGGGACGGTTACGTGTACGTGGTAGATACCGCTCGCGGGCTGCTCATCCTGGAGGAGCTGTAG
- a CDS encoding AAA family ATPase: MPITRLEIAGYRSVRRLSLELGPVNVIVGPNGSGKTNLYRALYLLVAAAEGRLARTLAEEGGTPSVLWAGPREGKKPVRMTVGVELGDVAYELSCGIVPPVPGEAGHFALDPEVKEEHLWAFSGGRKVVLMERKDRTAFLRDSEGTRVTFPTQLWSAESVMDQLAEPHRFPRLAEVQRTLRAWRFYHQFRTDPDAPMRHPQVGVRTPVLSHDGRDLAAALMTILEIGDYRALEQGLEDAFPGSRLEVRSPEGRFSLYLHMPGLMRPMGAAELSDGTLRYLCLLAALLSPRPPPFLALNEPETSLHPDLLEPLGRLITRAAKHSQVWVTTHAEPLAKVVAERSHCAPVHLVKPGGATELAEQSTGEED; encoded by the coding sequence ATGCCCATTACCCGTCTGGAAATCGCCGGCTATCGCTCGGTGCGGCGGCTGTCATTGGAGCTGGGGCCGGTGAATGTGATTGTCGGGCCCAACGGCAGCGGGAAGACGAACCTGTACCGGGCGCTGTATCTCCTGGTGGCGGCGGCGGAGGGGCGGCTGGCGCGCACGCTGGCGGAGGAGGGCGGCACGCCGAGCGTGCTGTGGGCGGGCCCGCGCGAGGGGAAGAAGCCCGTGCGGATGACGGTGGGCGTGGAGCTGGGGGACGTGGCGTACGAGCTGAGCTGCGGCATCGTCCCGCCGGTGCCGGGCGAAGCGGGGCACTTCGCGCTGGACCCGGAGGTGAAGGAGGAGCACCTGTGGGCCTTCTCGGGAGGGCGCAAGGTGGTGTTGATGGAGCGCAAGGACCGCACGGCCTTCCTGCGGGATTCGGAGGGGACGCGGGTGACGTTCCCCACGCAGCTCTGGAGTGCGGAGTCGGTGATGGACCAGCTCGCCGAGCCGCACCGCTTCCCGCGCCTGGCGGAGGTGCAGCGCACGTTGCGAGCGTGGCGCTTCTACCACCAGTTCCGTACGGACCCGGACGCGCCCATGCGGCACCCGCAGGTGGGCGTGCGCACGCCGGTGCTGTCGCATGACGGCAGGGACCTGGCCGCGGCGCTGATGACCATCCTGGAGATTGGCGACTACCGCGCGCTGGAGCAGGGGCTGGAGGATGCGTTTCCGGGCTCGCGGCTGGAGGTGCGCTCTCCGGAGGGGCGCTTCAGCCTGTACCTGCACATGCCGGGGCTGATGCGGCCGATGGGTGCGGCGGAGCTGTCGGACGGGACGTTGCGCTACCTGTGCCTGCTGGCGGCGCTGCTGAGCCCGAGGCCGCCGCCCTTCCTGGCGCTGAACGAGCCGGAGACGAGCCTGCACCCGGACCTGCTGGAGCCGCTGGGCCGGCTCATCACGCGCGCGGCGAAGCACAGTCAGGTATGGGTGACGACGCATGCGGAG
- a CDS encoding LVIVD repeat-containing protein: MSVRAVRLLLALACATSLSACSTETGDAPPPRPAPDSVPYDGPWTPLEEQGEWVDPGPLAECSVSTSASAVCGSESSFDLSRCDSASLAGLERERAIYRAQIRYELFNSASGMNGAPGNVGFQFGANGQLLSVMGVPPSSPSRVDTGTFFVLSQVPGPNSAYRFTFAGCKATGPRTLTGCVSWCHNGQLRYPGTFRAERMMWREGESESSGLQRVSESYVAVGLPVDVYVTRGHAYVVSQPTRDRQGGLTVFDVSDPSKPVKRTALNRPNDNSWNGVWAKDDALYIASKVAGVLVYDITDPANPAFVRRANVPGITGTLNVHTVFVEGSRLYAMAPSTRETLIFDITRPLEPQLVMRYAYPGGTGYPHDSFAYDGRLYINHTEDGFLAVDVTGTTPTLLGKYTYDHSYSHANAVGTFNGRTVAFEGGETLGAHLRVLDVTNPAGIAKVGEYKLRGLTSIHNLVLVGTRLYVAYYHEGVRVLDVADPTQPREVAYFNTFRESDAARADGMYEGAIGMRVPGDGHIYVVDTSRGLLIFDEP, translated from the coding sequence ATGTCTGTCCGTGCCGTGCGACTGCTGCTCGCGCTCGCCTGTGCCACGTCGCTGTCCGCCTGCTCGACGGAGACGGGGGATGCGCCGCCGCCTCGACCCGCCCCGGACTCCGTCCCCTACGACGGCCCCTGGACGCCGCTGGAGGAGCAGGGTGAGTGGGTGGACCCCGGCCCCCTGGCCGAGTGCTCTGTGTCGACCAGCGCCTCCGCCGTGTGCGGCTCCGAGTCCTCCTTCGACCTGTCGCGCTGCGACAGCGCCTCGCTCGCGGGGCTGGAGCGCGAGCGCGCCATCTACCGCGCTCAGATTCGCTACGAGCTCTTCAACAGCGCGAGCGGCATGAATGGCGCTCCGGGCAACGTCGGCTTCCAGTTCGGCGCCAACGGGCAGCTCCTGAGCGTCATGGGGGTGCCGCCGTCCTCCCCGTCCCGCGTGGACACCGGGACGTTCTTCGTCTTGTCGCAGGTACCCGGCCCCAACAGCGCGTACCGCTTCACCTTCGCCGGCTGCAAGGCGACGGGGCCGCGCACACTCACCGGCTGCGTGTCCTGGTGCCACAATGGCCAGCTGCGCTACCCCGGCACCTTCCGCGCCGAGCGCATGATGTGGCGCGAGGGCGAGTCCGAGTCCTCCGGCCTCCAGCGCGTCTCCGAGTCCTACGTGGCCGTGGGCCTCCCCGTGGACGTGTACGTCACCAGGGGCCATGCCTACGTCGTCTCCCAGCCCACCAGGGACCGGCAAGGCGGCCTCACCGTCTTCGACGTGAGCGACCCGAGCAAGCCCGTGAAGCGCACGGCGCTGAACCGGCCCAATGACAACTCCTGGAATGGCGTCTGGGCGAAGGACGACGCGCTCTACATCGCCAGCAAGGTCGCGGGGGTGCTCGTCTACGACATCACCGACCCGGCCAATCCCGCCTTCGTGCGCAGGGCCAACGTGCCCGGCATCACCGGCACCCTCAACGTGCACACCGTGTTCGTGGAGGGGAGCCGGCTGTACGCCATGGCGCCCTCGACTCGCGAGACGCTCATCTTCGACATCACCCGTCCGCTCGAGCCCCAGCTCGTCATGCGCTACGCCTACCCCGGCGGGACGGGCTACCCGCATGACTCCTTCGCGTACGACGGCCGGCTCTACATCAACCACACCGAGGACGGCTTCCTCGCCGTGGACGTGACGGGCACGACGCCGACGCTGCTGGGCAAGTACACCTACGACCATTCGTACAGCCACGCCAACGCAGTGGGGACGTTCAATGGCCGCACCGTCGCGTTCGAGGGCGGCGAGACGCTCGGCGCGCACCTGCGCGTGCTGGACGTCACCAACCCCGCGGGCATCGCCAAGGTGGGCGAGTACAAGCTGCGCGGCCTCACGTCGATTCACAACCTGGTGCTCGTGGGCACGCGCCTGTACGTCGCGTACTACCACGAGGGCGTGCGCGTGCTCGACGTGGCGGACCCCACACAGCCCCGCGAGGTGGCGTACTTCAACACCTTCCGCGAGTCTGACGCAGCGCGCGCGGATGGCATGTACGAAGGGGCCATTGGCATGCGCGTGCCCGGTGATGGACACATCTACGTGGTGGATACGTCGCGCGGACTGCTCATCTTCGATGAGCCGTAG
- a CDS encoding LVIVD repeat-containing protein — protein sequence MPSLLRSPWALPCIGALCLFALSGCTDSPDPDPVKDAGTSDSGTHEDAGSDAGTPEDAGSEDAGSEDSGTADAGPEEPWDGGYTVLAETGDWVDRGPYAPCAFNAVGAPDTVSCEDLSRYDVSQCSPEALAAVPPHGIYMADLRMERRLADGGTRISPAAARFVLRSDGGPDMMSSAPLLQRQTDGGTFFVAGRNPYTGLVTALAGCQVPLPGIITGCFSRCVDGLFAGAGTFEAHNVAVHPGEPESSGGLELLSESFVALGMPADVYVAKHHAYVVSFNHAGVDGGLTVFDVSDPRHPIFKASISLPGDSYWNGVWAKGDALYIASLNSGVLVYDITNPGAPEFVRSFAAGPEGVHTVLVDGNRLHAMSLDSSTLVFDVTNPLSPVLLQSISLPEELSSAGPHDAFAYEGRLYVSNGFGGLSVMDVTDLENVRHLGQFVHGGGAYAHHSEVGTFAGRTIAFEGGEASGAHLRVLDVTDPAHIVKMGEFRLRPVTSIHNFLLRGTRLYVAWYQEGLRVLDVSNPTKPRQVAHYNTFRETDPGRTDNLTEGAFGIRVPGDGAVYLVDSSRGLLIFNEP from the coding sequence ATGCCGTCCCTTCTACGCTCGCCGTGGGCGCTGCCGTGCATCGGCGCCCTCTGCCTGTTCGCGCTCTCAGGCTGCACCGACTCGCCCGACCCGGACCCCGTGAAGGACGCGGGGACGTCCGACTCCGGCACTCACGAGGACGCGGGCTCCGACGCTGGCACTCCCGAAGACGCGGGCTCCGAAGACGCGGGCTCGGAGGACTCCGGCACCGCCGACGCGGGCCCGGAGGAGCCCTGGGATGGCGGCTACACCGTGCTCGCGGAGACGGGGGACTGGGTGGACCGCGGCCCGTATGCCCCGTGTGCCTTCAACGCCGTGGGAGCCCCGGACACCGTCTCCTGCGAGGACCTGTCCCGCTATGACGTGTCGCAGTGCTCGCCGGAAGCGCTCGCCGCCGTCCCGCCGCACGGCATCTACATGGCGGACCTGCGCATGGAGCGGCGCCTGGCCGACGGCGGCACCCGCATCAGCCCCGCCGCCGCCCGCTTCGTGCTCCGCTCCGATGGCGGCCCGGACATGATGAGCAGCGCGCCCCTCCTCCAGCGGCAGACGGATGGCGGGACGTTCTTCGTCGCCGGAAGGAATCCCTACACCGGCCTCGTGACGGCGCTCGCGGGCTGCCAGGTGCCGTTGCCTGGAATCATCACCGGCTGCTTCAGCCGCTGCGTTGACGGACTGTTCGCGGGAGCGGGCACCTTCGAGGCCCACAACGTGGCGGTACATCCGGGCGAACCGGAGTCCTCCGGCGGACTCGAGCTGCTCTCCGAGTCCTTCGTCGCCCTGGGCATGCCCGCGGACGTCTACGTCGCGAAGCACCATGCGTATGTCGTCTCGTTCAACCATGCCGGCGTCGACGGTGGGCTCACCGTCTTCGATGTGAGCGACCCGCGACACCCCATCTTCAAGGCGTCCATCAGCCTGCCCGGCGACAGCTACTGGAACGGCGTCTGGGCGAAGGGGGATGCCCTCTACATCGCGAGCCTGAACTCGGGCGTCCTCGTCTACGACATCACGAACCCCGGAGCGCCGGAGTTCGTGCGCAGCTTCGCCGCGGGCCCCGAGGGCGTGCACACCGTGCTCGTGGACGGCAACCGCCTCCATGCCATGTCGCTGGACAGCTCGACGCTGGTGTTCGACGTCACGAATCCGCTCAGCCCCGTGCTGCTCCAGAGCATCTCCCTACCGGAGGAGCTCTCGTCCGCGGGCCCGCATGATGCCTTCGCGTACGAGGGCCGCCTCTACGTCAGCAACGGGTTTGGTGGCCTGTCCGTCATGGACGTCACCGACCTGGAGAACGTGCGGCACCTGGGCCAGTTCGTCCACGGCGGCGGCGCCTACGCGCACCACAGCGAGGTGGGCACCTTCGCCGGCCGCACGATTGCCTTTGAAGGCGGAGAGGCGAGCGGCGCCCACCTGCGCGTGCTCGACGTCACCGACCCCGCGCACATCGTGAAGATGGGCGAGTTCCGCCTGCGGCCCGTCACCTCCATCCACAACTTCCTCCTCCGGGGCACGCGGCTGTACGTCGCCTGGTACCAGGAGGGGCTGCGCGTGCTGGACGTGTCCAACCCCACGAAGCCGCGGCAGGTCGCCCACTACAACACCTTCCGGGAGACAGACCCCGGACGGACGGACAACCTCACCGAGGGCGCCTTCGGCATCCGCGTGCCCGGCGACGGGGCCGTGTACCTCGTGGACTCCTCGCGCGGCCTGCTCATCTTCAACGAGCCGTAG
- a CDS encoding LVIVD repeat-containing protein: MSVRAARLLLVLACATSLSGCSTETGDTPLPQPDPDAVPYDGPWTPLEEKGEWVDPGILADCSVSTSSSAVCGSESAFDLSRCDSASLAGLERAGAIYRAELRYEVPNNTGGVDFAPGNGGFQLDASGQPVRVMGQPDSASRVDTGTFIVSSELPRSSTVVDRFTFAGCKATGPRTLTGCMAWCRNGQLRYRATFRAERMTWREGESESSGLQRSSESHVDRGIPVDVYVTKGHAYVVSVPTQGRPGGLTVFDVSDARNPVRRVSLDRPNDSYWNGVWAKDDALYIASGTSGVLVYDITDPANPAFVRRANVPGITGTLNVHTVFVEGSRLYAMAPSTRETLIFDIANPLEPQLLMRYAYPNGTGYPHDAFAYGGRLYINHTENGFLAVDVAGTTPTLLGRYTYGHSYSHANAVGTFNGRTVAFEGGETLGAHLRVLDVTNPAGIAKVGEYKLRGLTSIHNMVLVGTRLYVAYYHEGVRVLDVADPTQPREVAYFNTFRESDAARADGMYEGAIGMRVPGDGHIYVVDTSRGLLIFDEP, encoded by the coding sequence ATGTCTGTCCGTGCCGCGCGACTGCTGCTCGTGCTCGCCTGTGCCACGTCGCTGTCCGGCTGCTCGACGGAGACGGGGGACACGCCGCTGCCGCAACCCGACCCGGACGCCGTCCCCTACGACGGACCCTGGACGCCGCTGGAGGAGAAGGGCGAGTGGGTGGACCCCGGCATCCTGGCCGACTGCTCCGTGTCGACCAGCAGCAGCGCCGTGTGCGGCTCCGAGTCCGCCTTCGACCTGTCGCGCTGTGACAGCGCCTCGCTCGCGGGGCTGGAGCGCGCGGGCGCCATCTACCGCGCGGAGCTTCGCTACGAGGTCCCCAACAACACGGGCGGCGTGGACTTCGCCCCGGGCAACGGCGGCTTCCAGCTCGATGCCTCCGGCCAGCCCGTGCGCGTCATGGGACAGCCGGACTCCGCGTCCCGCGTGGACACCGGGACGTTCATCGTCTCGTCCGAGCTGCCGCGCTCCAGCACCGTCGTGGACCGCTTCACCTTCGCCGGCTGCAAGGCGACAGGCCCGCGCACGCTCACCGGCTGCATGGCGTGGTGCCGCAATGGCCAACTGCGCTACCGCGCCACCTTCCGCGCCGAGCGCATGACGTGGCGCGAGGGCGAGTCCGAGTCCTCCGGCCTCCAGCGCTCCTCCGAGTCCCACGTGGACCGCGGCATCCCCGTGGACGTGTACGTCACCAAGGGCCATGCCTACGTCGTCTCCGTTCCCACCCAGGGACGGCCCGGCGGCCTCACCGTCTTCGACGTGAGCGACGCACGCAACCCCGTGCGGCGCGTGTCGCTCGACCGGCCCAATGACTCGTACTGGAATGGCGTGTGGGCGAAGGACGATGCGCTCTACATCGCCAGCGGCACCTCGGGCGTGCTCGTCTACGACATCACCGACCCGGCCAATCCCGCCTTCGTGCGCAGGGCCAACGTGCCCGGCATCACCGGCACCCTCAACGTGCACACCGTGTTCGTGGAGGGGAGCCGGCTGTACGCCATGGCGCCCTCGACTCGCGAGACGCTCATCTTCGACATTGCCAACCCGCTCGAGCCCCAGCTCCTCATGCGCTACGCGTACCCCAACGGGACGGGCTACCCGCATGACGCCTTCGCGTACGGCGGCCGGCTCTACATCAACCACACCGAGAACGGCTTCCTCGCCGTGGACGTTGCGGGCACGACGCCGACACTGCTGGGCAGGTACACCTACGGGCACTCGTACAGCCACGCCAACGCGGTGGGGACGTTCAATGGCCGCACCGTCGCGTTCGAGGGCGGCGAGACGCTCGGCGCGCACCTGCGCGTGCTGGACGTCACGAATCCCGCGGGCATCGCCAAGGTGGGCGAGTACAAGCTGCGCGGCCTCACGTCGATTCACAACATGGTGCTCGTGGGCACGCGCCTGTACGTCGCGTACTACCACGAGGGCGTGCGCGTGCTCGACGTGGCGGACCCCACGCAGCCCCGCGAGGTGGCGTACTTCAACACCTTCCGCGAGTCTGACGCAGCGCGCGCGGATGGCATGTACGAAGGGGCCATTGGCATGCGCGTGCCCGGTGATGGACATATCTACGTGGTGGATACGTCGCGCGGACTGCTCATCTTCGATGAGCCGTAG
- a CDS encoding LVIVD repeat-containing protein translates to MRPSTSRALLVLAFSATLSACSSSESPPPPEPEPFVYDGPWTPLPEEGEWRDRGSFAPCSEAEAGRAIGLCNETLPPNPAACDLASLAGLETRGAVYRAEIRVETTLQKPSGPEPYYRPEEGGFRFDATGTLVSVKGLQAFSAYLDQMFYVAGYIPAGFAEPQYAFIGCRASSPRELTGCISACGNGQLRYFGSFRAQRMTWRQGEAESSGGLQLLSESFVELGKPGDVFVAKDHAYVVSYDRPGRRGGLTVFDVSDRRHPVLKTSFNIPGDSYWNGVWAKGDALYVASDARGVLVFDISSPAEPRFVRNVPGSTQDGVHTVSVDGDRLYATALRSDAMLMFDVSSPLEPRLLTRFKLPSEPRDASLGPARQTYPHDAFAYQGRLYINYLSDGFAVVDVSALPDTTLLGRYNYPYAFSHTNAVGTFNGRTIAFEGGETTGAHLRVLDVTDPAHIVKVGEYTLRDLTSIHNMVLRGTRLYVAWYHEGVRVLDVSDPSKPRELAYFNTYRESDARREDQLYEGAIGMRVPGDGYVYVVDTARGLLIFEEL, encoded by the coding sequence ATGCGACCTTCGACCTCGCGAGCGCTGCTGGTGCTCGCCTTCAGCGCCACGCTTTCCGCCTGCTCCAGCAGCGAGTCGCCCCCTCCGCCGGAGCCGGAGCCCTTCGTCTACGACGGCCCCTGGACGCCGCTGCCGGAGGAGGGGGAGTGGCGGGACCGCGGCTCCTTCGCGCCGTGCTCCGAGGCCGAAGCAGGTCGCGCCATCGGCCTCTGCAATGAGACACTACCGCCCAACCCGGCGGCCTGCGACCTGGCCTCGCTCGCGGGGCTGGAGACCCGGGGTGCCGTCTACCGCGCGGAGATCCGCGTCGAGACCACCCTCCAGAAGCCCTCTGGACCCGAGCCGTATTACCGCCCGGAGGAGGGGGGCTTCCGTTTCGATGCCACCGGGACGCTGGTCTCCGTCAAGGGGCTTCAGGCCTTCTCGGCATACCTCGACCAGATGTTCTACGTGGCGGGCTATATCCCCGCGGGGTTTGCCGAACCGCAGTATGCCTTTATCGGCTGCAGGGCCTCCAGCCCGCGCGAGCTCACGGGCTGCATCAGCGCCTGCGGCAATGGGCAACTGCGCTACTTCGGCTCCTTCCGCGCCCAGCGCATGACGTGGCGCCAGGGCGAGGCCGAGTCCTCCGGAGGCCTCCAGCTCCTCTCCGAGTCCTTCGTGGAGCTCGGCAAGCCCGGCGATGTCTTCGTCGCGAAGGACCATGCGTATGTCGTCTCGTATGACAGGCCGGGGCGGAGGGGAGGCCTCACCGTCTTCGACGTGAGCGACCGGCGACATCCCGTGCTGAAGACGTCCTTCAACATTCCGGGCGACTCCTACTGGAACGGCGTCTGGGCGAAGGGCGACGCGCTCTACGTCGCCAGCGACGCTCGGGGCGTGCTGGTGTTCGACATCTCCAGCCCCGCCGAGCCGCGCTTCGTGCGCAACGTGCCGGGCAGCACGCAGGACGGAGTGCACACCGTGTCCGTGGACGGAGACCGGCTCTACGCCACGGCGCTCCGGAGCGACGCCATGCTGATGTTCGATGTCTCCTCGCCGCTGGAGCCGCGGCTCCTCACCCGCTTCAAGCTGCCTTCAGAGCCCAGGGACGCCAGCCTGGGCCCGGCGCGGCAGACCTATCCGCACGACGCGTTCGCGTACCAGGGCCGCCTGTACATCAACTATCTCTCGGATGGCTTCGCGGTGGTGGACGTGAGCGCGCTTCCGGACACGACGCTGCTGGGCCGATACAACTACCCCTATGCCTTCAGCCACACCAACGCGGTGGGCACGTTCAACGGCCGCACGATTGCGTTCGAGGGAGGCGAGACGACGGGTGCGCACCTGCGCGTGCTGGACGTCACCGACCCGGCCCACATCGTGAAGGTGGGGGAGTACACGCTGAGGGACCTCACCTCCATCCACAACATGGTGCTGCGGGGCACGCGCCTGTACGTGGCCTGGTACCACGAGGGCGTGCGCGTGCTGGACGTGTCGGACCCGTCGAAGCCGCGCGAGCTGGCGTACTTCAATACCTACCGGGAGTCGGACGCGCGACGCGAGGACCAGCTCTACGAGGGCGCCATCGGCATGCGCGTTCCCGGGGATGGGTACGTCTACGTGGTGGACACGGCGCGCGGGCTGCTCATCTTCGAAGAGCTGTGA